One window of the Misgurnus anguillicaudatus chromosome 8, ASM2758022v2, whole genome shotgun sequence genome contains the following:
- the c8h1orf74 gene encoding UPF0739 protein C1orf74 homolog, whose protein sequence is MVASSHIVIAAQKCLCVRKKRLSSSTCLNLTVQILAVDLGVKYAVLYDCNAASPEQIQLFLKSLQELGIVKSTLRVLSIDDNTIIFNPTAMESYLNELLQNKRVFLIDISPSRKQPVLTGFEERTENMIKSLSGLIINGVDESSSVIVVNNEMYNEWNLCTLFGILLGYPATYWFDQTKGFDNCLSMIPLAACTVRVKWQKNDINHCSCLYSFSIPDELWGELQTHMQQWTESLRERFNKQTILSDFCFTRDIITLPAVTL, encoded by the coding sequence ATGGTTGCTTCATCTCATATTGTCATTGCTGCACAGAAGTGCTTGTGTGTCCGTAAGAAACGTTTAAGTTCATCGACATGTCTAAATTTAACTGTTCAAATTTTGGCCGTGGATCTGGGCGTCAAATATGCCGTGCTGTACGACTGTAATGCAGCATCACCAGAACAAATCCAGCTATTCCTCAAATCTCTGCAGGAATTAGGAATTGTGAAAAGTACACTTCGGGTGCTCTCCATAGATGACAACACAATCATTTTTAATCCTACCGCAATGGAGTCCTACCTGAATGAACTGCTTCAAAACAAACGCGTGTTTCTTATTGACATAAGTCCCTCTAGAAAACAGCCGGTCTTGACTGGCTTTGAAGAAAGAACCGAGAATATGATCAAATCTCTTTCAGGATTGATCATTAATGGGGTGGACGAAAGCTCATCAGTCATTGTGGTAAACAATGAGATGTATAATGAGTGGAACTTGTGCACTCTCTTTGGTATCCTGTTAGGTTATCCAGCCACATACTGGTTTGACCAAACCAAGGGATTTGACAATTGTTTGTCTATGATACCACTGGCAGCGTGCACTGTTCGTGTCAAGTGGCAGAAAAATGACATAAATCATTGCAGTTGTCTGTACTCATTCAGTATTCCTGATGAACTGTGGGGGGAATTACAAACTCATATGCAGCAGTGGACTGAGAGTCTGAGAGAAAGATTTAACAAACAGACAATTTTGTCCGATTTCTGCTTTACTAGGGATATTATCACTTTACCTGCCGTGACTCTGTGA